The window GGGGGCAACAGCAGGATTGTAAATATTAGACGGAACCGCCGCGCTGCCAGAAGGCACATAGGGGGCAGCACCGTAAGGATTAGAACCTGCAACAGGGGGGGGAACGGGAGTAGTAGCGGAGTAATCAACGGTAGTATAGGGATTATACGCCACGCCGCCGACCGCGCCGTCAAAACCGCCGGCTACTACGGGCGCGGGTGCCTGATGCTGGGCGGCGCACGCGCTCAAGACCAGAGCGGCAGTAACCGTCATCGCGCAGGAAAATTGGGAATGAAACATAATCGAATCTGCCTTCATCTCGAGTTAAAAAATAATCAGCCGCCATCATAATCAAACTTCAGGCTTTTCTCAAGTTTGCTATGCCCTTGTCCGCCCTATATCGGGAATGCGCCGCGCCATTTGTTCCGAACGGGCATATCCTTTATACTGCGGGTTTTATTCGGCTGCGCCGCACACGCGGCAGCAAAGTCCGCCCGTTGGCGATTATACTGTTGCCTGCCTGAGCGCTGCCAATAAAATCCGCCTGCCCCCACCAAAACGATGCAAACGCGCCACACTTGTGTCCGCGTTTAAATTTTAATATAACCAACTGATTTTTAAAAACTTAATTACAGTTTCTAAAAAATATGCCGTAAAAACACTTTTCTGCACCCGCCGTGCAGGATATTCAAACACGGAGCTGTTCCGCAGCACCGCATAGCCCAAACCTTATCTTGTCGCCGCCAATGGCGACATGTTAACCCAAAGGAATATTGATGAAAAAAATCATCTTATTAGGTACATTACTCGGCATTGTTGCCGCCGCACTGTTTGCCACCGCCCTCTTCGTCCCCAAAAGCAATAACGGCGTTTTCGTGCTTAAAATTGAAAAAGGGCAAGGCATATCTGCCGTATCGTCCCGCTTGGCAGACAACCATATTATTCACAACCGCTTGGCATTTGCCTTTGCTGCCCGTTTTCAAGGTTTGAGCCAACGCCTGCACGCGGGCAATTACAAAATTCCAAACAATGTTTCCACATGGCAGCTGGCACAACTGCTGCAACAACGCCCACAAACCACCAAAGTCAAAATTATTGAAGGCATGCGCTTTGCCCAAATGCGTAAAATCATGGATGCCAATCCCGATTTGCAGCACGACACCCTAGGTTGGAGCGATGAAAAACTGCTCAAAGCCATCGACCCCAACATCGCCTACAAGCACCCCGAAGGATTATTTTTCCCCGACAGCTATGAAGCCGACCAAGGCAGTAGTGATTTACAAATTTACCGCAGCGCTTATCGCACCATGCAAAACCGTTTACAACAGGCATGGCAGGGGCGCGAAAAAGACCTGCCCTATAAAAATCCTTACGAACTGCTGATTATGGCAAGCATTGTGGAAAAAGAAACGGGACACCCCGACGACCGCAACCACGTTGCCGCCGTGTTCCGCAACCGCTTGAACATTGGTATGCGCCTGCAAACCGACCCCACCGTGATTTACGGCATGGGCGACGATTACAAAGGCAATATCCGCCGCGCCGATTTGCAGCGCGACACCCCCTACAACACCTATACCCGCAGCGGACTCACGCCTACCCCCATCGCCCTCCCTGGTAAAGACGCCTTGCACGCCGCCGCTCACCCCAGCGATGCCAAATACCTGTATTTTGTTGCCAAAATGGACAACAGTGGCAAGAGTTATTTCAGTCATTCGCTTGAAGAACACAATGCCGCCGTACGAAAATACATCTTGAAAAAATAAACCCCGATATTAAGGAACACCCATGCTGCACCCCGAACAAGTCAAAGCCATGATTGAACAACTGATTGCCTGCGAACACATTGAAGTGGAAGGCGACGGACACCATTTTTTTGCCGTGATTGTTTCGTCTGCTTTTGAAGGCAAAAACCGCTTGGCGCGTCACCGCCTGATTAAAGACGGTTTGGCGGCGCAATTGGCAAGCAACGAACTGCATGCCCTGTCCATCAGCACCGCTGCCACCCCCGCCGAATGGCAGGCGCGTCAAAGCCAAGCTTAAGCCCTGATTATTGCCATGCGCGCGCTGAAAATCACTCTGCTTGCCCTGTGCTGGTGTGTCGGCTTGTATTTTGCCGCCGCCCTGCTGCTGGGCAACTTGCCCGTTCACGCCAGCCGTTCGCCCGATATGGGCGATATTGAAATCTTTTTGGTGGACAACGGCGTACACAGCGATATTGTGTTGCCCGTGCGCCAAAACGGACACGACTGGCACACCGTGTTTCCGCCGCAGCGTTTGGCAGACCCGTTGCACGCCGAATTAGCCGAATACATTGGCATTGGTTGGGGCAGCCGCCGTTTTTTCCTGCACACCCGCACTTGGGGCGATTTGGACGCGCTGACTGCCTTGGAAGCCTTGAGCGGCACGGGGCAGAGCGTGATGCACGTTTCCTATTATCCGTCTGCACTGATTACCGACAAGCGGCGCACCGTTTCCATACACGTCAGTGCCGCCGAATACGCCCGTATTGTTGAGCAAATCCGTGCGTCGCTGCCGCTTTCGCCCAACGGCGAAGCCGTGTTTGCCGCCGCAGGTTATGGCGATAAAGACCTGTTTTACGAAGCAAACGGGCGTTATCATCTATTCAACACCTGCAATAGCTGGACCAATAATGTGTTGAAAAAAAGCGGCTTAACCGCCGTGATTTGGACACCGTTTTCGGGCGATGTGCTGGACGGCTACCGCTAAAACCCAATTGTTAAGACAATCCGCCTTTTGCAAAAACACGCAAAAGCCCCGCCCGCCACGCTAGGAATAAACGCCTATAACTGTTAAGATACCGCGTTTTGAACCCTCATCCGTCACATAAGGAACAATCATGAGCCGCGTATTATTGGTCGATGACGACGATACCCTAACCGAACTGCTCGCCGAATACCTGACCGCCGAAGGTTTGGAAGTGAACCGCATGCCCGACGGCGAAAGCGGCGTGAAGGAAATTCTCGGCGGCAACGGCTACGATGTGGTGATTTTGGATTCGATGATGCCGAAAATGAGCGGCTTGGACGTTCTCAAAACCGTCCGCGCCCAAAGCAAAATCCCCATTATCATGCTGACTGCCAAAGGCGACGACATTGACCGCATTATCGGCTTGGAAATGGGCGCGGACGACTATGTTCCCAAGCCCTGCACCCCCCGCGAACTACTGGCGCGTATCAACGCCATTTTGCGCCGCGCCCAACAAGGCAGCGACAACGGCAGCACCGCCAACAGCCTGTCGGTCAGCAACGTAACCCTGTATCCCGCCAAACGCCAAGCCGCCATCGGCGACACCCCTTTGGAATTAACCAGCACCGAATTTAACCTGCTGGAAGCCCTGATGCGCCACGCGGGACAAGTTGTCAGCAAAGAAACCCTGTCGCTGGAAGCCCTTGACCGCAAACTTGCCAAATTTGACCGCAGCATTGACGTGCATATTTCCAGCATCCGTCACAAACTGGGCGACCCTTCATTGATTCAAACCGTGCGCGGCTTGGGTTATCTGTTTGTTAAAAACTAGAAATTATTCATACACATATACAGGCTTGAAGTCCCGATTCAAGCCTTTTTGTTTGGCTGGCAATCTGTACAATTGCCAATGTAATGTGTAAGATGCGCCCATTCTGTTTCCACCCGATTTCCGCATGACCGAAACCACCCCAAACGAAACACCGCAACCCTCACGCCGATACCGCACCATCATGATTTGGCTGCGGGTCATCGCACTGCTGTTTGCGGGCTTGTTCTTTTTGAGCCAATGCGGCATGAGCAAACCCCGCGCCAAAGCCGCCATTATCGACAGCTGCATCAAAAACGTACCGTTTGCCCCGCATTGGCAGCAGCAATTGCAGTCGCGCAAACTGCAAGACAGCGAGGGCAAATTGGTGGGCGAATACTGCCGCTGCATGTGGGACGAGCCTTTGCAAAAATTAAGTGCGGAACAAATCCGTTCGTTTGCCAAATTGGACGCGCCGCAGCAATTGGCGTTATTGGGTGGCGAAGCCGCGTTTACCGCACGCGACAAACAGTGTCTGAACACGCTGGCTACTCAAGCTAAAGGGGCATCACAATGAAATTGAAAGAAAAACTTGCACCACTCGCCGCCAAAGGCAAAGCAATTGCCGTAAAAGTGAAACCGCTTGCCCTGCGCCTACACCAAACCTTACGCCCGTATTATTCTCACATTGGCGCGTTTTTCGGCGGCGTGGTGCTGACTTCATTGTTTTTTATGTGGAAAAATCCGCCGATAAAAGATGCAGATGCGCCGTCTGCGGCATCGGCGGCACAGGTGGCAGACGATGCAGTGGATTGGTCGGCGCTGGCAGACGAAATGTGCCGCCCCGATTCCGCCATCAACCGCTTGGCAATGAAATTTGATTTTCCTTTTGAATCATGTGTCAACGACAGCGGCGAAATCGATAAAGCCTGTGTGGAAAAAGATTCGCTGCGTTTCAAGCCTACCCTGCCCGCGCCGTTTGACGACACTTTGGGCGCGGTAAAAGTGCAGTTGGACACGGGCGAAGGCTGGTCGGATATGCACTATCTGATGCCGCTGCACAAAGCCGCTTACCACGGCATGCCCGTGTCCATGTTGGCGGTGCGTGTAGAAACCGAAAGCCGCAACGAGCTTTTGGGTTGGCAAACGCCGTATTTGGTGATTCAAGACGATTTCAGCAAAATCAAACAAGCGTTGCGCCGCTACAGCCCCGCCGAACAAACGGTGTATTATGCTGATATTCCGCCTGAAAAAGATGTGTGGTCAGGACCGTTCGCTACTGAAGAACAGGCGCGTGCAGTCAGCAAAAAAGCAGGTGGCAAGCCCGATAAAATCATCAGCCAAATCATGCGCCCCGAAGCGGCGTTTAACGATAAATTAAATGCGGTAACATTGGGTTGTGTTTCGCACGCCGCCAAATAAATATAGTTGATTAAAATCGCAACGATACGGCGTTGCCAACACCCTGATGTACTACTCGTACACGGCAGGCGTTATCGCCTTGTCTCGTTTTTATTTTTATCAACTATATATTTTTAAAAATCGCCGCTGTTACCAAACACAGCGGCGGTTGTTTTTTTATAATTGCTTTTCAAATGTTTGCAAGGCAGACAACGCCACATCTGCCAACTGCGCGGATGACAGCGCAAACGGGTCTGCCACAGTATCGGCAGGCAAACGGCGCAGCCATGTCAGCTGGCGTTTGGCAAGCTGGCGTGTGGCGGCGATGCCCTGTTCCACAAACTGCGGATAAGTGCTTGCGCCGTTTAAGAAATCCCATACCTGCCGATAGCCCGTGCAGCGCAGCGCGGGCAATCCGCCGTGCAATTCAGGATAACGCGCTTTCAGATTTTCCACTTCATTGACAAAGCCTTGCGCCAACATTTGTTCAAAACGCAGAGCAATGCGGCAGTGCAACTCGGCGCGGTCGTTTGGCATCAACACCAGCGTATGCAGCTGCACGGCAGGCGTGTGTTGCTGCTCGGCAAGATGCTGGCTTAATGGCTTGCCCGTCAGTCGCCACACTTCTAAAGCACGTTCAATGCGTTGGCTGTCGGCAGGCTTTAGGCGGGCAGCGGTTTCGGGGTCAATTTCTTGCAATTGATGGTATAAAAAAGGCAGTCCGTGTTGTTGTTTTAAGGTTTGCAACTCGGCGCGGACAGCGGCATCAGCGGCAGGCAAGGCATTCAGCCCTTGCGTTAATGCCTGAAAATACATCATTGTACCGCCAACAATCAGCGGAATACGCCCGCGGGCGCGGATTTCCGCCACCAAACGGGTGCAGTCGTCCACAAATTCTGCTGCGCTATAGCTTTGTAAAGGGCTAATAATATCAATCAGATGATGTGGAACAGCAGCACGTTCGGCGGGCGTGGGCTTGGCGGTACCGATGTCCATGTCGCGGTACACCAGCGCACTGTCCAAACTGATGATTTCGCAGGGGAAGTGCTTGGCAATATGCAGGGCAAGCGCGGTTTTGCCTGTGGCGGTTGCGCCCAATATCGCAAAAGCGCGGGGAAAGCTATTCATGATTTAACTGCTATAGTTGATGAAAATAAAAACGAGACAAGGCGGAAACGCCCGCCGTGTACGGGCAGTACATCAGGGCGTTCGCGGTATCGTTGCGATTTTAATCAACTATAAAACGTTGCGCCAATGCGTCCAACAATTTGCCGTGAATGCCGCCAAAACCGCCATTACTCATCACCAAAATATGGTCGCCTGCCTGTGCGTGCGCGGCGATTTGGGCGACAAAACGGTCAAAATCGCTGTCGCAACTGAGTTTGTCGCCCAAAGGGGCAAGCGCGTCTGCCACATCCCAATCCACACCGCCGCCGTAGCAGAACACATGGTCAGCATCGCGCAGGCTTTCGGGCAAAGCAGCTTTCATCGTGCCTAATTTCATGGTGTTGGAACGCGGTTCCAGCACGGCAAGCAAACGCGCCGCGCCGATTTTGTGGCGCAAACCCGCCACGGTGGTGGCAATGGCGGTGGGATGATGGGCGAAATCATCATACACGGTAATATCCGCCACGCGCCCTTTGATTTCCATGCGCCGTTTCACGTTTTCAAAACGGCTGAGCGCGGCACAGGCAGCCGCAGCGTCCACACCAATATGCGCGGCAGCGGCAATGGCGGCAAGCGCGTTTAAGCGGTTGTGTTCGCCGCTTAAATCCCATGTGATGCGCCCTTGTTTCTGCCCTTGGTAATACACGTCAAACGCACCGTCGGCATCCGCTGTGCCGCCGTGCCAACCCGTGCTGTCACCAAACGGCACAACGGGCGACCAGCAACCGCGTTGCAGGGTGTCGGCAAGCGCGGTTTCGCGCGCGTTGGCAACAATCAGCCCCTGCGCGGGTACGGTACGCACCAAGTGGTGAAACTGGGTTTGAATGGCGTTTAAATCGGGGAAAATATCGGCGTGGTCGTATTCCAGATTGTTCAGCACCGCCACACGCGGACGGTAATGGACAAATTTGGAACGTTTGTCAAAAAACGCGGTGTCGTATTCGTCTGCTTCCATTACAAAATAAGGCGAATGGTTTGCGGACAAACGGGCAGAAATACCAAAATTTTGCGGAATGCCGCCAATCAGAAAACCCGCTGCGTGTCCGCTGCACTCCAGCACCCACGCCAACATGGATGCCGTGGTGGTTTTACCGTGCGTACCTGCTACAGCAAACACTTGTTTGCCTTGTAAAATATTTTCTGCCAACCATTGCGGTCCGGAAGTGTAAGGCAGGTTTTGATTTAATATCGCTTCCACCACCGCCATGCCGCGTTTGGCAACATTACCAATCACATACACATCGGCAGGAAATAAAGAAAGCTGTTCGGCATCGTAGCCTTCATGAACGTCAATGCCCAATTGTGCCAACTGGGTGCTCATCGGCGGATAGAGTTTGCCGTCGCAGCCGCTCACGCGGAAGCCCGCTGCCTGTGCCAATGCCGCCAGCCCGCCCATAAACGTACCGCCAATGCCGATAATGTGAATGTGTTTCATAAATAAAAATTCAGAATAAAAAACAGGTCATCAAACCGCCAAATTATAACAAAACCCGTCCGCGCCGTTGCGCCTGTGTCTGCCATGCTGGGTAGTTGTGGCGAAATGCCGACAAATTGCCTTACGAACACACTTCAAAATGCACCGAACAATCGCCGCAAATAATATTGAGTTTGGGTTTGCCCCACACTGCATTCAGGCAAGACGGGCATTGGTATTTCAAACGGTTGCTGCGGTTTTCGCTGGCTGCGCCGTCTTGTGCGTACAGCAAACGGCGCACCGCAGCGGGGTCCAACACTTCAGGTAAATCCACAGGCGCAGGCGGGGCAGCAGGCGGCGGCGCGGGCGTGTGATAGGGCGAAGGCTGTCCCGTCAGCAATGCCAAAGGCTGTTCGCGCACCAGATGATAAGGCTGTTGTGGCAATTGATACATCGGGCGCATCCCCTTTTCCACTGCCAAGGCAGGCGGACGTTTTAAATCGCCGTCAATATTCAAATATTGCGTGTGCGTCATCGCCTGACCAAACGATGCCGAATAGGGCGGATACACGTCATACCAATGTATCGAAAACTCGGTACGCAGCAGATTCCGCGCTGCCTGCATAAACAGCCCGTCTTCAATAATATAGTCGCCCATGTGCTCGCCCGTGCGCTTGCCACCTGGTTTGTGGGTGTCGGAAGGCATCAGCCCGATGGCTTCCATTTTGTCTGCCCATTCTTTATTGTGATAACCGCGCCGCCCCGGTTTGCCAAAATGCTGCTGCCACAAATGGCACATTTCATGCACCAGTGTAGAAAGCGTATCCAACACAGGCAACACGCCGAAAAATTCAGGATTGAGCGCGATTTCATCGGTATAACGCCCGTTGTCGTCAATAAAGCGGCGGAACGAAAAATAACCCTGCGTTTTCGCCTTGCGTTG is drawn from Conchiformibius steedae and contains these coding sequences:
- a CDS encoding SprT-like domain-containing protein, yielding MTVSAPPPPAPTTQTHQALQFAYDFFNRSLFHGQLPPCLISLQRKAKTQGYFSFRRFIDDNGRYTDEIALNPEFFGVLPVLDTLSTLVHEMCHLWQQHFGKPGRRGYHNKEWADKMEAIGLMPSDTHKPGGKRTGEHMGDYIIEDGLFMQAARNLLRTEFSIHWYDVYPPYSASFGQAMTHTQYLNIDGDLKRPPALAVEKGMRPMYQLPQQPYHLVREQPLALLTGQPSPYHTPAPPPAAPPAPVDLPEVLDPAAVRRLLYAQDGAASENRSNRLKYQCPSCLNAVWGKPKLNIICGDCSVHFEVCS
- the miaA gene encoding tRNA (adenosine(37)-N6)-dimethylallyltransferase MiaA, producing MNSFPRAFAILGATATGKTALALHIAKHFPCEIISLDSALVYRDMDIGTAKPTPAERAAVPHHLIDIISPLQSYSAAEFVDDCTRLVAEIRARGRIPLIVGGTMMYFQALTQGLNALPAADAAVRAELQTLKQQHGLPFLYHQLQEIDPETAARLKPADSQRIERALEVWRLTGKPLSQHLAEQQHTPAVQLHTLVLMPNDRAELHCRIALRFEQMLAQGFVNEVENLKARYPELHGGLPALRCTGYRQVWDFLNGASTYPQFVEQGIAATRQLAKRQLTWLRRLPADTVADPFALSSAQLADVALSALQTFEKQL
- a CDS encoding BolA family protein; the protein is MLHPEQVKAMIEQLIACEHIEVEGDGHHFFAVIVSSAFEGKNRLARHRLIKDGLAAQLASNELHALSISTAATPAEWQARQSQA
- a CDS encoding response regulator transcription factor gives rise to the protein MSRVLLVDDDDTLTELLAEYLTAEGLEVNRMPDGESGVKEILGGNGYDVVILDSMMPKMSGLDVLKTVRAQSKIPIIMLTAKGDDIDRIIGLEMGADDYVPKPCTPRELLARINAILRRAQQGSDNGSTANSLSVSNVTLYPAKRQAAIGDTPLELTSTEFNLLEALMRHAGQVVSKETLSLEALDRKLAKFDRSIDVHISSIRHKLGDPSLIQTVRGLGYLFVKN
- a CDS encoding TIGR02117 family protein, which encodes MRALKITLLALCWCVGLYFAAALLLGNLPVHASRSPDMGDIEIFLVDNGVHSDIVLPVRQNGHDWHTVFPPQRLADPLHAELAEYIGIGWGSRRFFLHTRTWGDLDALTALEALSGTGQSVMHVSYYPSALITDKRRTVSIHVSAAEYARIVEQIRASLPLSPNGEAVFAAAGYGDKDLFYEANGRYHLFNTCNSWTNNVLKKSGLTAVIWTPFSGDVLDGYR
- the mltG gene encoding endolytic transglycosylase MltG — protein: MMKKIILLGTLLGIVAAALFATALFVPKSNNGVFVLKIEKGQGISAVSSRLADNHIIHNRLAFAFAARFQGLSQRLHAGNYKIPNNVSTWQLAQLLQQRPQTTKVKIIEGMRFAQMRKIMDANPDLQHDTLGWSDEKLLKAIDPNIAYKHPEGLFFPDSYEADQGSSDLQIYRSAYRTMQNRLQQAWQGREKDLPYKNPYELLIMASIVEKETGHPDDRNHVAAVFRNRLNIGMRLQTDPTVIYGMGDDYKGNIRRADLQRDTPYNTYTRSGLTPTPIALPGKDALHAAAHPSDAKYLYFVAKMDNSGKSYFSHSLEEHNAAVRKYILKK
- the mpl gene encoding UDP-N-acetylmuramate:L-alanyl-gamma-D-glutamyl-meso-diaminopimelate ligase — encoded protein: MKHIHIIGIGGTFMGGLAALAQAAGFRVSGCDGKLYPPMSTQLAQLGIDVHEGYDAEQLSLFPADVYVIGNVAKRGMAVVEAILNQNLPYTSGPQWLAENILQGKQVFAVAGTHGKTTTASMLAWVLECSGHAAGFLIGGIPQNFGISARLSANHSPYFVMEADEYDTAFFDKRSKFVHYRPRVAVLNNLEYDHADIFPDLNAIQTQFHHLVRTVPAQGLIVANARETALADTLQRGCWSPVVPFGDSTGWHGGTADADGAFDVYYQGQKQGRITWDLSGEHNRLNALAAIAAAAHIGVDAAAACAALSRFENVKRRMEIKGRVADITVYDDFAHHPTAIATTVAGLRHKIGAARLLAVLEPRSNTMKLGTMKAALPESLRDADHVFCYGGGVDWDVADALAPLGDKLSCDSDFDRFVAQIAAHAQAGDHILVMSNGGFGGIHGKLLDALAQRFIVD